The following coding sequences lie in one Candidatus Neomarinimicrobiota bacterium genomic window:
- a CDS encoding MFS transporter, whose product MNSTPVHRRRSMYSWAMYDFANSPFTTMVVTFIYATYFAKVIAPDAITGTVLWSRGVTITALTVAFLSPFAGALADRGGYRKLFLLLATAVCIFGSAMLYRPLPGQITQALMWFVIANIAFEMANVFYNSYLPDIAPPNRLGWVSGMGWSLGYVGGLVAMILSLVGLVNADVPWFGFSKEAGQNIRATNLLVAGWFAIFAVPMFLWVKEDRSQVPRTKEPILRATLQQLAETFREIRRYRQVVRLLLARLIYNDALVTIFAFGGIYAVGTFGFSIEEVIVFGIALNFAAGIGAFALGYVDDVLGGKRTIQLSLIGLILATLLAVVAPNRLAFWIAGMGIGLFIGPNQAASRSLMARFTPQHKKAEFFGLFAFSGKATAFVGPLLLGVLTQAFQSQRAGIWVVLVLFIVGALLLRRVEEAEGLQMSKRQL is encoded by the coding sequence ATGAACAGCACACCGGTCCATCGACGCCGCAGCATGTATTCCTGGGCCATGTACGATTTCGCCAACTCGCCGTTCACGACCATGGTGGTGACGTTCATTTACGCCACCTACTTCGCCAAGGTGATCGCCCCGGATGCGATAACCGGCACGGTACTGTGGTCACGGGGCGTTACCATCACGGCCCTCACGGTGGCCTTCCTCTCACCGTTTGCGGGCGCCCTGGCCGATCGGGGGGGCTACCGCAAGCTGTTCCTGCTCCTCGCCACCGCAGTCTGCATCTTTGGCTCGGCCATGCTCTACAGGCCGCTTCCGGGACAGATCACCCAGGCCCTGATGTGGTTCGTCATTGCCAACATTGCCTTTGAAATGGCCAATGTATTTTACAATTCCTATCTGCCGGACATTGCCCCGCCGAACCGGCTGGGTTGGGTGTCGGGCATGGGTTGGTCGCTGGGCTATGTCGGCGGGTTGGTGGCCATGATCTTGTCCCTGGTAGGCCTGGTCAATGCCGACGTGCCCTGGTTTGGCTTCAGCAAGGAAGCGGGCCAGAACATCCGGGCCACCAACCTGCTGGTAGCGGGCTGGTTCGCAATTTTCGCCGTGCCCATGTTCCTGTGGGTTAAGGAGGACCGATCGCAGGTCCCGCGCACCAAAGAGCCGATTCTGCGGGCCACGCTGCAGCAGTTGGCCGAGACGTTCAGAGAGATACGACGCTACCGTCAGGTGGTACGCCTGCTACTGGCGCGCCTGATCTACAACGACGCCTTGGTGACTATTTTCGCCTTTGGGGGCATCTACGCCGTGGGCACCTTCGGATTTTCCATTGAGGAGGTCATTGTTTTTGGCATCGCCCTGAACTTCGCGGCCGGGATCGGTGCCTTTGCGTTGGGCTACGTCGATGACGTTTTGGGCGGCAAGCGGACCATCCAGCTGAGCCTGATAGGGCTGATCCTGGCGACCCTGCTGGCCGTTGTGGCCCCTAACCGGCTTGCGTTCTGGATTGCGGGCATGGGTATCGGGCTGTTCATTGGCCCCAACCAGGCTGCCAGCCGGTCGTTGATGGCGCGCTTCACCCCGCAGCACAAGAAGGCGGAGTTCTTCGGGCTGTTTGCGTTTTCAGGCAAGGCCACCGCCTTCGTGGGCCCCCTCCTGCTGGGCGTGCTAACCCAGGCGTTCCAGTCCCAGCGGGCGGGCATCTGGGTTGTGCTGGTGCTGTTTATTGTTGGAGCGCTGCTACTCCGCAGAGTGGAAGAAGCGGAAGGGCTGCAGATGTCAAAGCGGCAGCTGTGA
- a CDS encoding BamA/TamA family outer membrane protein, which yields METPLTQRLAAGTRYVLLLGLLLMPSGSSGQDEAAVPEAKRTSIFVLPAINFSDDLGFGYGALVQWDDKRSADYQPYYLSHRVLIQRTTRGIADYYYRLDSKYLLPRGLRLTVETRYRVSLFEPYHGLGGAQTRYSVSYHDEDSSDYRGKFYYTYDKRSIQANVLVQGGGERLRWLAGVIHLSTAVDTIDYARHDEDPSFRSLLAGEVALGGVQLAGGRESGLAAGLVWDGRDHETTPTRGIWSEVLLRWVPAVPTNDYFYTVVTATHRHYVPLYRNLTFAYRLSARAMSAGAPFFSVPNIDGSFAMVTGLGGYRTLRGVLWQRAVGRRLFYGNFELRYRLLPLWRSGYLAWSAFLDLGRSFDAAPPDEMPDAGEFSDRWHRGVGSGLRLAPHASLVIAFELGWPMEPQLDGPGMKLYIGVDWLF from the coding sequence ATGGAAACTCCGCTCACCCAGCGCCTGGCCGCGGGGACACGATATGTCCTGCTGCTGGGACTGCTCTTGATGCCCAGTGGGTCGTCCGGTCAGGATGAAGCTGCCGTCCCCGAGGCCAAGCGCACCAGCATATTTGTACTGCCGGCCATCAATTTTAGCGATGACCTGGGGTTCGGCTACGGCGCACTGGTCCAGTGGGATGACAAGCGCAGCGCCGACTACCAGCCCTATTACCTGTCCCACCGCGTGCTCATCCAGCGGACGACACGGGGCATTGCGGACTACTACTACCGGCTGGATAGCAAGTACCTGCTCCCCCGGGGGCTGCGCCTGACCGTGGAGACCCGCTATCGCGTCAGCCTGTTTGAGCCTTACCACGGATTGGGCGGCGCCCAAACCCGCTACAGCGTCAGCTACCACGATGAAGACTCCAGCGACTACCGGGGCAAGTTCTATTACACGTACGATAAGCGGTCTATCCAAGCCAACGTTCTGGTGCAGGGCGGCGGAGAGCGGCTGCGCTGGCTGGCCGGCGTGATTCACCTGTCCACGGCTGTGGACACCATTGACTACGCCCGTCATGATGAGGACCCTAGCTTCCGAAGTCTGCTCGCCGGAGAGGTGGCTCTCGGCGGGGTGCAACTGGCGGGGGGCCGGGAGAGTGGCCTGGCTGCCGGGCTGGTCTGGGACGGCCGGGACCATGAGACGACCCCCACCCGCGGCATCTGGTCGGAGGTGCTGCTGCGCTGGGTGCCCGCCGTGCCCACCAACGATTATTTCTATACGGTGGTGACGGCAACCCACCGTCACTACGTGCCGCTCTACCGTAACCTGACCTTCGCCTACCGCCTGAGCGCCAGGGCCATGTCGGCCGGCGCGCCATTTTTCTCCGTGCCGAATATTGACGGCTCATTCGCCATGGTGACGGGGCTGGGCGGTTACCGGACCCTGCGGGGGGTGTTGTGGCAGCGCGCCGTTGGCAGACGGCTGTTCTACGGCAATTTTGAGCTGCGCTACCGCCTGCTGCCGTTGTGGCGCAGCGGCTACCTGGCCTGGAGCGCTTTCCTGGATCTGGGCAGGAGCTTTGACGCCGCACCGCCTGATGAAATGCCTGACGCAGGCGAGTTTAGCGACCGCTGGCACCGGGGCGTGGGCAGCGGGCTGCGGCTGGCCCCCCACGCGAGCCTGGTGATTGCCTTCGAGCTGGGCTGGCCCATGGAGCCGCAGTTGGACGGCCCCGGCATGAAACTGTATATCGGCGTGGACTGGCTGTTCTAG